Proteins found in one archaeon genomic segment:
- the rpmC gene encoding 50S ribosomal protein L29, which translates to MTQLKPKELRTQDAEKLRQRLFDLRSELSKLRGGAQRGVVKKDVGNIQRIKKDIAVVLTIMHEKGIGE; encoded by the coding sequence ATGACCCAACTCAAGCCGAAGGAACTGAGAACGCAGGACGCTGAGAAGCTGAGGCAGAGGCTCTTCGACCTCAGGTCGGAGCTCTCCAAGCTTCGCGGCGGCGCACAGAGAGGCGTCGTCAAGAAGGACGTCGGCAACATCCAGAGAATCAAGAAGGACATCGCGGTCGTCCTGACGATAATGCACGAGAAGGGGATCGG
- a CDS encoding 30S ribosomal protein S3 produces the protein MAVQQRTTVKSILTTSSAFAVMDEFFEKELRDAGYGGLEIQKSPVGTTFKVYVARPGLAIGRRGTGIKDLTDKVAARFEYPNAQIAVTEVENPELNSRIMAARIAQIVSRGTAFRRAAMWTVNNIMAAGAAGVEISVAGKLRSDRSHGEKYRAGIVPKSGDTAARSVSEATTDVLLKLGLYGIKVKIALKDALPPDFQFKEDVKQEENKENDPTQAEGTENAGR, from the coding sequence ATGGCCGTCCAGCAGAGAACCACAGTCAAGTCGATTCTCACCACCTCCAGCGCCTTTGCGGTGATGGACGAGTTCTTCGAAAAGGAACTGAGGGACGCGGGCTACGGGGGCCTGGAGATACAAAAGTCGCCGGTGGGGACCACTTTCAAGGTCTACGTCGCTCGGCCCGGCCTGGCAATCGGAAGGCGAGGAACGGGGATTAAGGACCTCACGGACAAGGTCGCGGCCAGGTTCGAGTACCCCAACGCCCAGATTGCGGTCACCGAGGTGGAGAATCCGGAGCTCAACTCACGAATCATGGCTGCACGGATTGCCCAGATCGTCTCAAGGGGAACTGCGTTCAGGCGCGCCGCGATGTGGACGGTCAACAACATCATGGCAGCAGGCGCGGCAGGGGTCGAGATCTCGGTCGCAGGCAAGCTGAGGAGCGACAGGTCCCACGGCGAAAAGTACCGGGCCGGGATCGTCCCGAAGAGCGGTGACACCGCCGCCAGGTCAGTGAGCGAGGCCACGACCGACGTCCTCCTGAAGCTGGGCCTCTACGGAATCAAAGTCAAGATCGCACTCAAAGACGCCCTCCCCCCGGACTTCCAGTTCAAGGAGGACGTGAAGCAAGAGGAGAACAAAGAGAATGACCCAACTCAAGCCGAAGGAACTGAGAACGCAGGACGCTGA
- a CDS encoding 50S ribosomal protein L22, translated as MPQYGYSFEGFDPAVHVRASGREVNVSPKAAREIAVTIRGMSVSKAIEHLEQVAIKKMPIAFRRHKLKVGHRSELQGFPTGSYPVKAAKAYLDVLRNLEGNSEFKGLDPEKVKIIHAAGYAGRTIKDYYPRAYGRSSPNFHQLVHIEVVGKEV; from the coding sequence GTGCCTCAGTATGGTTACAGTTTCGAGGGTTTCGACCCAGCGGTACACGTCAGGGCTAGCGGGAGAGAGGTCAACGTCTCCCCCAAGGCCGCCCGCGAGATAGCAGTCACGATAAGAGGCATGTCAGTCTCGAAGGCAATAGAGCACCTAGAGCAGGTGGCAATCAAGAAGATGCCGATCGCATTCAGGCGCCACAAGCTAAAGGTGGGGCACCGCAGCGAGCTCCAAGGATTCCCCACAGGCTCCTACCCGGTGAAAGCGGCCAAGGCCTACCTCGACGTCCTCAGGAACCTCGAGGGGAACTCGGAGTTCAAGGGCCTCGACCCGGAGAAGGTCAAGATCATCCACGCGGCAGGGTACGCCGGCAGGACGATCAAGGACTACTACCCAAGGGCGTACGGCCGCAGCTCCCCCAACTTCCACCAGCTGGTACACATCGAAGTCGTAGGCAAGGAAGTATAG